A stretch of the Aegilops tauschii subsp. strangulata cultivar AL8/78 chromosome 4, Aet v6.0, whole genome shotgun sequence genome encodes the following:
- the LOC141021373 gene encoding uncharacterized protein — protein sequence MVVDELDVVMSEETPGSAGALEEQLNIQDAVSEASNAGLIAESEGVAAVVEESDASDYSKAVDELDVGASEAAPGSSNGEEISEDLDTPSQPAEQREQDVESGEPENNHGSGKEGQEPYLGLESDSSVSIARLPGQNLKACSSSRCCHYRGYSFSRHCCPLHEEMARSA from the coding sequence ATGGTAGTAGATGAGCTTGATGTTGTAATGTCAGAAGAAACTCCTGGTAGTGCCGGTGCCTTGGAGGAGCAGTTGAATATCCAGGATGCAGTTTCTGAAGCAAGCAATGCTGGCTTGATTGCAGAATCAGAGGGTGTTGCTGCAGTGGTAGAAGAATCTGATGCATCAGACTACTCCAAGGCAGTAGATGAGCTTGATGTTGGAGCATCAGAAGCAGCTCCAGGTAGCAGCAATGGCGAAGAGATCAGTGAGGATTTGGACACCCCATCTCAACCTGCTGAGCAGCGTGAACAGGATGTTGAGAGTGGTGAGCCCGAGAACAATCACGGCAGTGGCAAGGAGGGCCAGGAGCCGTATCTTGGTCTTGAGTCGGATTCGAGCGTGTCGATCGCCAGGCTACCTGGACAGAATCTCAAAGCCTGCAGCAGCAGCAGGTGTTGCCATTATCGTGGTTATTCTTTCAGCCGGCATTGCTGCCCTCTCCATGAGGAAATGGCAAGATCAGCTTAG
- the LOC109772138 gene encoding GCN5-related N-acetyltransferase 6, chloroplastic isoform X3: MIAHSVNVARKASIPSVSSNISNRTPVTPTPLHPAEPSDLRFNRLRPSIEKSDCKYTRYFGRYVAREAIMDEEYWIAAWLRAEDHYEDQSGDRYVESFKRKFASQEFHALKKRCGRQVGEKYTCFVAVKNDDVTRTVVNSVVGTVDLCVRHPLHGETYPAEPGNTPFYSRIYQPDQPKFGYLTNVCVAKYARRQGIASNMLLLAIDAARLDGAESIYIHVHKDNLPARRLYDHVGFKMVDMDGARQSSDLCLLSFNSMH; this comes from the exons ATGATTGCTCATAGTGTTAATGTTGCCAGAAAAGCATCCATCCCTAGTGTCTCATCAAACATATCCAATAGGACACCAGTGACACCAACACCTTTGCATCCAGCAGAACCATCCGATCTCCGTTTCAATCGTCTTCGACCCTCGATTGAGAAAAGTGATTGCAAATACACAAGATATTTCGGTCGCTATGTTGCTCGGGAGGCTATAATGGATGAGGAATACTGG ATCGCCGCATGGTTGAGAGCAGAAGATCACTATGAAGATCAGTCAGGCGATCG CTATGTTGAAAGCTTTAAAAGAAAGTTTGCATCACAG GAATTTCATGCTTTAAAGAAGCGATGTGGCAGGCAGGTTGGAGAGAAGTATACCTGTTTTGTTGCG GTAAAGAATGATGACGTCACACGAACTGTGGTGAATAGTGTTGTTGGTACAGTAGATCTATGTGTCAGGCATCCTCTACATGGGGAGACATACCCTGCG GAGCCTGGAAACACACCATTTTACTCTAGAATCTATCAGCCAGATCAGCCAAAATTTGGATATTTAACCAATGTTTGTGTTGCTAAGTATGCACGGCGTCAAGGGATTGCCAGCAACATGTTGTTATTGGCCATCGATGCTGCAAGACTCGATG GTGCTGAAAGTATTTATATTCATGTACATAAGGATAACTTGCCAGCTCGGAGGCTCTATGATCATGTAGGATTCAAG ATGGTTGACATGGATGGTGCTCGTCAGTCATCAGATCTGTGCTTACTCTCCTTCAATTCTATGCACTAG
- the LOC109772138 gene encoding GCN5-related N-acetyltransferase 6, chloroplastic isoform X1 — protein sequence MASGAVAPPPPPLAGGRRVFGGRGVLLRRRLAATPMKDEPVISTNSGKEEMIAHSVNVARKASIPSVSSNISNRTPVTPTPLHPAEPSDLRFNRLRPSIEKSDCKYTRYFGRYVAREAIMDEEYWIAAWLRAEDHYEDQSGDRYVESFKRKFASQEFHALKKRCGRQVGEKYTCFVAVKNDDVTRTVVNSVVGTVDLCVRHPLHGETYPAEPGNTPFYSRIYQPDQPKFGYLTNVCVAKYARRQGIASNMLLLAIDAARLDGAESIYIHVHKDNLPARRLYDHVGFKMVDMDGARQSSDLCLLSFNSMH from the exons ATGGCGAGCGGAgccgtcgcgccgccgccgccgccgctggccgGCGGGCGGCGCGTCTTCGGTGGCCGGGGAGTCCTCCTCCGCCGGCGCCTCGCCGCCACGCCGAT GAAAGATGAGCCCGTGATTTCTACAAACAGCGGAAAAGAGGAAATGATTGCTCATAGTGTTAATGTTGCCAGAAAAGCATCCATCCCTAGTGTCTCATCAAACATATCCAATAGGACACCAGTGACACCAACACCTTTGCATCCAGCAGAACCATCCGATCTCCGTTTCAATCGTCTTCGACCCTCGATTGAGAAAAGTGATTGCAAATACACAAGATATTTCGGTCGCTATGTTGCTCGGGAGGCTATAATGGATGAGGAATACTGG ATCGCCGCATGGTTGAGAGCAGAAGATCACTATGAAGATCAGTCAGGCGATCG CTATGTTGAAAGCTTTAAAAGAAAGTTTGCATCACAG GAATTTCATGCTTTAAAGAAGCGATGTGGCAGGCAGGTTGGAGAGAAGTATACCTGTTTTGTTGCG GTAAAGAATGATGACGTCACACGAACTGTGGTGAATAGTGTTGTTGGTACAGTAGATCTATGTGTCAGGCATCCTCTACATGGGGAGACATACCCTGCG GAGCCTGGAAACACACCATTTTACTCTAGAATCTATCAGCCAGATCAGCCAAAATTTGGATATTTAACCAATGTTTGTGTTGCTAAGTATGCACGGCGTCAAGGGATTGCCAGCAACATGTTGTTATTGGCCATCGATGCTGCAAGACTCGATG GTGCTGAAAGTATTTATATTCATGTACATAAGGATAACTTGCCAGCTCGGAGGCTCTATGATCATGTAGGATTCAAG ATGGTTGACATGGATGGTGCTCGTCAGTCATCAGATCTGTGCTTACTCTCCTTCAATTCTATGCACTAG
- the LOC109772138 gene encoding GCN5-related N-acetyltransferase 6, chloroplastic isoform X2, protein MASGAVAPPPPPLAGGRRVFGGRGVLLRRRLAATPMKDEPVISTNSGKEEMIAHSVNVARKASIPSVSSNISNRTPVTPTPLHPAEPSDLRFNRLRPSIEKSDCKYTRYFGRYVAREAIMDEEYWIAAWLRAEDHYEDQSGDRYVESFKRKFASQEFHALKKRCGRQVGEKYTCFVAVKNDDVTRTVVNSVVGTVDLCVRHPLHGETYPAEPGNTPFYSRIYQPDQPKFGYLTNVCVAKYARRQGIASNMLLLAIDAARLDGAESIYIHVHKDNLPARRLYDHVGFKVKVCHQSS, encoded by the exons ATGGCGAGCGGAgccgtcgcgccgccgccgccgccgctggccgGCGGGCGGCGCGTCTTCGGTGGCCGGGGAGTCCTCCTCCGCCGGCGCCTCGCCGCCACGCCGAT GAAAGATGAGCCCGTGATTTCTACAAACAGCGGAAAAGAGGAAATGATTGCTCATAGTGTTAATGTTGCCAGAAAAGCATCCATCCCTAGTGTCTCATCAAACATATCCAATAGGACACCAGTGACACCAACACCTTTGCATCCAGCAGAACCATCCGATCTCCGTTTCAATCGTCTTCGACCCTCGATTGAGAAAAGTGATTGCAAATACACAAGATATTTCGGTCGCTATGTTGCTCGGGAGGCTATAATGGATGAGGAATACTGG ATCGCCGCATGGTTGAGAGCAGAAGATCACTATGAAGATCAGTCAGGCGATCG CTATGTTGAAAGCTTTAAAAGAAAGTTTGCATCACAG GAATTTCATGCTTTAAAGAAGCGATGTGGCAGGCAGGTTGGAGAGAAGTATACCTGTTTTGTTGCG GTAAAGAATGATGACGTCACACGAACTGTGGTGAATAGTGTTGTTGGTACAGTAGATCTATGTGTCAGGCATCCTCTACATGGGGAGACATACCCTGCG GAGCCTGGAAACACACCATTTTACTCTAGAATCTATCAGCCAGATCAGCCAAAATTTGGATATTTAACCAATGTTTGTGTTGCTAAGTATGCACGGCGTCAAGGGATTGCCAGCAACATGTTGTTATTGGCCATCGATGCTGCAAGACTCGATG GTGCTGAAAGTATTTATATTCATGTACATAAGGATAACTTGCCAGCTCGGAGGCTCTATGATCATGTAGGATTCAAG GTGAAAGTATGCCATCAGTCCTCTTGA